The Nitrospiraceae bacterium genome segment CAAAAACGACAGATTCGAACTCGAAGATATTAAGTTTCATAAGAAAGTCAGGGAAGGTTTTCTGAAACTTGCGGTAAAAGAACCGAAGAGAATAAAGTTGGTTAAAGCCTCAAAGGGCATTAATGATATTCACAGGAAGATTGTGAGGATTGTTGAGAGGGCTTTAAGGTAACTACTTCTATTTCTATATTAAGCGACTTTTAAACTGAAAATTTCTAAACTATACTGTCTTTCCAGCAAACTCCTCACACTGAGGATATTCTTTGTCGCAACATGCGTATAGATCATAGTGGTTTGAAGATTCTTTCACTTGACTATGGTATCTTTGCTTTTTATAATTTATCATAATGTTGAATAAACTTAAAAAAGAATGTTATACGAACGGGAAGCAGAAGTGAGTGCAAAGGAATTTGCTGCCCAGCTAAAGAAAACAATTGAAGAGATCAAAGCCAAAGGAACGGCTACTATCAACTGCGACAATCTCATCGCATATCTAGATGAAGCCATAAAGTCTCCCTCGCCGGTTGTTTCACCAGCAAAACTTGAGAAATACAAAGCAGAACTACAAGGCTGGGTCGAACAGAACAAGGCCGCTCATGAATCCGGTTTGGAAATGTTTCGCTCTGTAATTCAGTCAGGGCAAAATGCAATTCGGTCGTCCTTTCTTCTGAACGGCGGCGCGGCTGTCGCCATGCTCGCCTTCATCGGCAAGCTGACCGAAAACCAAGCAGCAAAGATCCCCGCTTTTGCGCCTAGCCTCACAATCTTTGTCATTGGAGTACTGGCAATTACAGTAACATCGGGCATTACCTATCTCTGTCAATGGTTTTACGCCGGAAATCAACAATGGAAGGTAAAAACGGGTTTTTGGCTTAACATCGCAGCAATTGTCCTCGGCTTGTCGTCATATGGAATTTTTATTTGGGGTATGTGTGAAGCATATGCCGCGTTCATCAACTTCAGATAACATGTCGCTCGTTCGGACCGGCTACTTCGCGCTTAGCGCCGCGTTTGCTCAATGACACGTAAACAACGTCTTCGTCGAGTAGCGATTCTATGCTTGAATTGCCTTCGCAATATGGCGTTCTATATAGCGGGCTGGCAGGAGCATAAGCGAATATTCCATGGCAAGTTTTTGTTGAACGCCAATGGAAACTTCTTGGATGTTTGCGTGCTGGAATGGTGCAAGTTGTTCGGTGATTCTCGCGCACCACATTACTGGGAAAAAGTTATATCGAATCCCGATAAATTCTTTGGTGGACTGTTAAAAGAATTGAGAATGAAGGAAATAGACCTGGATAACTATTTGAAGGAAGTACGGACTTATAGAGACAAATTTATCGCACATCTCGATTCCAACGAGGTAATGCACATTCCTAAGCTTGATGTAATCAAAAACAGCGTGATGTACCTATACGGCTACCTTCTGCAAAATGAGGACAAAGAAGATTTCTTTTCTGACGACCCACCGAACGCGACTACTTACTATAACCAATTGCTGGCGGAAGGCAAAAAGGCGTACGAACCTTAAACAAGTGACATTGGAATAATGAATACAAAAATCAAAAATGGGGACAGGTACATTTTACTCGTTTAAAGAATTAAAGTGTTAAAAGCATCTAAGAAGATTGAGGAGATTCATGGGGAGATCGTTGGAATTGTAGAGAAGATTTTAAAGTAACTCTTTTTGCAATTATGGTATAGTATTGTTATAAATAAACAAACAATAGTTATTAACAGTTTGGTATCTATATTATGAGCAATAATGTTCCAAAGCAGCATCAACATTGGTCGTGGATAATCGCGCTTTCAATCGCACTTGTGCTCATAGTGTGGTTGTTCATTATAGGATACTCTCTAGGGCCAACGAAAAACCAAGAACTGCTCACTACTGCCATTCTGATCCTTTCACTCTCAATTGGTTGGGCGATAGGCACATTCTTATCACCTGATTCAGGACATGAAGCAAACAAGTTCAGTGATTTTGTTAAGGGGTTTTCGTTATTTGCATCCGGGTACCTTGTGTCAAAGGGAGACCGAGTAGTTGACTGGGTATTGAAGCCTGATATGCTCATGCAATCACAGGACCAAGTAATTCCTTTTAGACTCGTCGCTTCACTCGCTGTAGTGGTATTTACCGCCTTGGCTACTTATTTTATAAGAATATATGGGTTAACTGTTGGAGACCGATAACGAAGCGTACCCAATCAGGTACCACAGACAAAGATATTCTCCATCATAACTCCCCATTTTTTCCCCTTAATATTTTAAAATAAACCGTTATGAACACCAAAAAGAAACACACTGCAATAGCTCTTTATTCAGGCGGGCTTGACAGCACGCTTGCGATACTTGCAGTGCTGCGTCAGGGCATTGAGGTAACAGCAGTGAAATTTCTCACGCATTTTGGATGTGATGCATCGGACAAATCATCCTGCTCAAAAGATCCTTTTTCTGCTGGAGAAAAATTCGGATTTGAAATAAAACTTTCTCATCTTGCCGACAAATTCATTGATATTGTAAAAAATCCAAAACACGGGCATGGCAGGAACATGAACCCTTGCATTGACTGCAGGATACTAATGCTTAAAGAAGCAAAGGAATTCATGAAAATAACCAATGCGGATTTCATAATTACAGGAGAGGTTGTTGGCCAGAGGCCCATGAGCCAGATGAAAAATACTTTATATAAAATCGACAAGGAAGCCGGGGTTAAAGGTCTCGTCTTAAGACCATTAAGCGCAAAAATACTTGAACCTACAATCCCTGAGATAAATGGGATTATTGAAAGAGAAAAACTTTATGATTTTAGCGGCCGTTCAAGAAAAAACCAGATCTCGCTTGCAAAAGAATTTGAACTTACAGACTATCCTATGCCTGCAGGCGGATGTCTGCTTACAGAGCCGAACTATTCTTTAAGATTAAGAGAACTTTTGATGAATAATCCGAATCCAACACTGAATGATCTGCATCTTTTAAGAGTCGGCAGACATTTCAGATTATCGCCTTCATGCAAATTAATTGTAGGAAGAGATGAGAAAGACAATCTCAGCATAGAAAAGCTTGCAAAAGAAAATGATTATCTGCTCACTGTAGAAAATTTTGGAAGTCCGCTTGCGCTTCTTTCAGGAGAAGGATGCGAGGAATTTGTTTCACTCTCGGCATCTATCTGCGCAAGATATTCAGATGCAAAGCATATTTCTGAAGTCGAAGTTTCTGTTGATCACAAAAAAAATATTTCTAAGCTGATGATCGAGCCTTCAGAAAACCATGTTCTTGACCATTACAAAATAGAGCTTAAAAAAGAAAATTTTACATCTGTAAGCTCTTAACTATCTAATTTAAAAAGCTTCTGTTTGACACTCGTCTGATATTGGAATATACTTCAGTTAACCGTAAGGAATATAATAATGAGCAGGATTATCGCATATATTTCCCCAGTTGTTTTTTATCTGCTTGTTTCCATGCTTGGCAGCCGCTTCACTTCTCAAGGCATTCCTGTATGGTATGGTGCATTGGAAAAACCTTCTTTTACTCCTCCGGGATTTGTGATAGGAATAATATGGACAATAATATATATCCTTGCTGCAGTCTCGATGGCTTTGTTTATAACGGCCGCAAAAGAAAAGAGATTTTTCTGGCATATATTTCTACTGTATATTCTTAATGGAGCAATAAACGCTGCATGGAGCTGGATATTTTTTTCAAAGCATATGCTCGGGCTTGCTGTT includes the following:
- a CDS encoding tryptophan-rich sensory protein; amino-acid sequence: MSRIIAYISPVVFYLLVSMLGSRFTSQGIPVWYGALEKPSFTPPGFVIGIIWTIIYILAAVSMALFITAAKEKRFFWHIFLLYILNGAINAAWSWIFFSKHMLGLAVLDSALIGITVLLIMIFVWSYSKISSLLLLPYLLWVSFATYLSYLFYRLNL
- a CDS encoding thiamine biosynthesis protein, giving the protein MNTKKKHTAIALYSGGLDSTLAILAVLRQGIEVTAVKFLTHFGCDASDKSSCSKDPFSAGEKFGFEIKLSHLADKFIDIVKNPKHGHGRNMNPCIDCRILMLKEAKEFMKITNADFIITGEVVGQRPMSQMKNTLYKIDKEAGVKGLVLRPLSAKILEPTIPEINGIIEREKLYDFSGRSRKNQISLAKEFELTDYPMPAGGCLLTEPNYSLRLRELLMNNPNPTLNDLHLLRVGRHFRLSPSCKLIVGRDEKDNLSIEKLAKENDYLLTVENFGSPLALLSGEGCEEFVSLSASICARYSDAKHISEVEVSVDHKKNISKLMIEPSENHVLDHYKIELKKENFTSVSS